From a single Endozoicomonas euniceicola genomic region:
- the pyrH gene encoding UMP kinase yields the protein MPVNDRQPKYKRILLKLSGEALQGSNDFGIDPGVLDRMALEIGQLVGIGVQVGIVIGGGNLFRGAELSAAGLDRVTGDHMGMLATVMNALAMRDALERSNINTRVMSSIPMSGVVEHYDHRRAMRHLNEGDVVIFSAGTGNPFFTTDSAACLRGIEVNADAVLKATKVDGVYDKDPVKHADAVKFEHLSYDEVLDRKLGVMDLTAICLVRDQNMPLRVFNMNKPGALLSVVVGSNEGTLVSGGQQ from the coding sequence ATGCCGGTAAATGATCGACAACCGAAATATAAGCGCATTCTTCTCAAACTCAGCGGTGAAGCGCTGCAGGGTTCCAATGATTTCGGCATAGATCCTGGTGTATTGGATCGTATGGCCCTGGAAATTGGCCAGCTGGTTGGTATCGGTGTACAGGTTGGTATCGTTATTGGTGGCGGCAACCTGTTCCGGGGTGCAGAACTCAGTGCTGCGGGGCTGGATCGCGTCACTGGCGACCACATGGGTATGCTGGCTACCGTCATGAATGCTCTGGCTATGCGTGATGCCCTTGAGCGTTCTAATATTAATACCCGGGTTATGTCTTCTATTCCGATGAGTGGTGTCGTTGAGCACTACGATCATCGTCGTGCAATGCGTCACCTTAATGAAGGTGATGTCGTTATTTTCTCAGCCGGTACCGGCAATCCATTCTTTACCACTGATTCTGCTGCCTGCCTGCGCGGTATCGAAGTCAATGCTGACGCTGTTTTGAAAGCCACCAAGGTCGACGGCGTATACGACAAAGACCCTGTAAAGCATGCTGACGCGGTCAAGTTTGAGCACTTGTCTTACGATGAGGTGCTGGATCGCAAACTCGGCGTTATGGATCTGACAGCCATCTGCCTGGTGCGTGACCAGAATATGCCGTTGCGCGTATTTAATATGAACAAGCCCGGCGCATTGCTGAGTGTTGTAGTAGGTAGTAATGAAGGAACACTTGTTTCAGGGGGTCAACAATGA
- the tsf gene encoding translation elongation factor Ts, protein MAAISAALVKELRERTGLGMMECKRALKEAGGDIEKAIEEMRKSGQAKAAKKAGRTAAEGIVMTRVADDASYGIVVEVNSETDFVARDEGFVAFVQKVTDVAFERKETDVAALMEGELEAARLALVQKIGENISVRRAVIVEGGVVGSYVHGNSRIAVLVSQEGGDAELARDVAMHVAAVSPQVVNKEDMPAELVEKEKEIFKAQAEQSGKPAEIIEKMIVGRINKFLSESSLVEQPFVKDPDMKVGALAKKAGATISSFVRFEVGEGIEKEEVDFAAEVAAAAAGA, encoded by the coding sequence ATGGCAGCAATTTCTGCAGCACTGGTTAAGGAACTGCGTGAGCGCACTGGTCTGGGCATGATGGAGTGCAAGCGCGCTCTGAAAGAGGCTGGTGGCGACATCGAAAAAGCCATCGAAGAGATGCGTAAGTCTGGTCAGGCTAAAGCGGCCAAAAAAGCGGGTCGTACCGCTGCTGAAGGCATCGTAATGACCAGGGTGGCTGACGACGCTTCCTACGGTATCGTCGTTGAAGTGAACAGCGAAACTGACTTCGTTGCCCGTGATGAAGGCTTTGTTGCATTCGTTCAGAAGGTCACTGACGTTGCGTTTGAACGTAAGGAAACTGACGTTGCCGCACTGATGGAAGGTGAACTGGAAGCGGCTCGTCTGGCCCTGGTTCAGAAAATCGGTGAAAACATCAGCGTTCGTCGTGCCGTTATCGTAGAGGGCGGTGTTGTTGGCTCTTACGTTCACGGTAACAGCCGTATCGCTGTTCTGGTTAGTCAGGAAGGTGGTGACGCTGAGCTGGCGCGCGACGTAGCGATGCACGTTGCTGCGGTTAGCCCTCAGGTGGTTAACAAGGAAGACATGCCAGCTGAGCTGGTAGAGAAAGAGAAGGAAATCTTCAAGGCTCAGGCTGAACAGTCTGGCAAGCCAGCTGAAATCATCGAGAAGATGATTGTTGGTCGTATCAACAAGTTCCTGTCCGAGAGCAGCCTGGTTGAGCAGCCTTTCGTTAAAGATCCTGACATGAAGGTAGGCGCTCTGGCTAAGAAAGCTGGCGCAACCATCTCCAGCTTCGTTCGCTTTGAAGTGGGTGAGGGTATCGAGAAGGAAGAAGTGGATTTCGCTGCTGAAGTGGCTGCAGCGGCTGCGGGCGCTTAA
- the rseP gene encoding sigma E protease regulator RseP, whose protein sequence is MIFGSLQTLAAFVITLGILVSIHEFGHFWVARKCGVRVLRFSVGFGKSLWTWTDKLGTEYVIALIPLGGYVKMLDEREGPVAEHERHESFNAKPVLSRIAIVAAGPIANFILAVFALWLMYMAGIRTIVPQVGKVLPDSPAAVAGLVPGDEIVSIDGEETPGWQQINMELLSSIGDTRDLSVGIRAGTPGQLSSAAVREKSVAISNWLVDDSGEGIADPLRELGIEPYTPPVPAVLGELTPDGAAQAAGLEAGDRIVATNGQPVQDWLSWVHMIRASPDRELQVELERGGQTLELALTPGVRELDGKPSGYIGAGVQQVGWPDEMVRKLQYNPVAALPRALDSTWTLTSMTVESLWKMVVGLVSVKNLSGPITIAKVAGASLQSGLENFLYFLSMLSVSLGVLNLLPIPVLDGGHLLFYLIELVRGKPVSERVQMLGLKIGVTFVVGIMMLALYNDLSRLF, encoded by the coding sequence ATGATTTTTGGGTCTTTACAAACGTTGGCTGCTTTTGTCATTACGCTGGGTATACTGGTCAGCATTCATGAGTTCGGCCACTTCTGGGTGGCTCGTAAGTGCGGTGTCAGGGTGCTGCGCTTTTCGGTGGGTTTTGGTAAATCTCTCTGGACCTGGACTGATAAGCTGGGTACCGAATATGTGATTGCCCTGATCCCCCTGGGTGGCTACGTCAAAATGCTGGATGAGCGGGAAGGGCCGGTTGCAGAGCATGAGCGACATGAGTCTTTTAATGCCAAGCCGGTACTGTCACGTATCGCTATTGTCGCGGCCGGGCCGATTGCCAATTTTATTCTGGCTGTTTTTGCTCTCTGGCTGATGTATATGGCTGGCATTCGTACCATTGTTCCTCAAGTCGGCAAAGTGTTGCCAGACAGCCCGGCGGCGGTTGCAGGTCTTGTTCCGGGGGATGAAATTGTCAGTATTGATGGTGAGGAAACCCCTGGCTGGCAACAGATTAATATGGAGTTGCTGTCGTCTATTGGTGATACTCGCGACCTGTCTGTCGGTATACGGGCAGGCACCCCGGGACAGCTGTCATCTGCCGCTGTTCGGGAAAAAAGCGTTGCCATCTCCAACTGGCTGGTCGATGACAGTGGTGAAGGCATTGCTGATCCCCTCAGGGAGTTAGGTATAGAGCCCTACACGCCGCCTGTTCCAGCCGTGCTGGGTGAGCTGACACCGGATGGGGCTGCTCAGGCTGCCGGACTGGAAGCGGGGGACCGTATTGTTGCCACGAATGGGCAACCGGTTCAGGATTGGTTGAGCTGGGTTCATATGATCAGGGCCAGTCCAGATAGGGAACTTCAGGTTGAGCTGGAACGTGGCGGGCAAACTCTTGAACTGGCGCTGACGCCCGGCGTCAGAGAGCTCGATGGTAAGCCGTCTGGTTATATTGGGGCAGGTGTTCAGCAGGTAGGCTGGCCGGATGAGATGGTGCGCAAACTTCAGTACAATCCTGTTGCTGCTCTACCCAGGGCTTTGGACAGTACATGGACGCTGACCAGCATGACGGTCGAGTCATTGTGGAAGATGGTTGTGGGGCTGGTTTCGGTTAAAAACTTGAGTGGTCCGATAACCATTGCTAAAGTGGCTGGCGCATCGCTGCAATCCGGACTGGAAAACTTTCTCTATTTCCTGTCGATGTTGAGTGTCAGCCTGGGTGTCCTGAACCTGTTGCCTATTCCGGTGCTTGATGGTGGACACCTGTTGTTTTATCTGATTGAGCTGGTTCGGGGTAAGCCGGTTTCGGAGCGAGTACAGATGCTCGGTCTGAAAATTGGTGTAACCTTTGTAGTCGGCATTATGATGCTGGCTCTGTATAACGATCTGAGCCGGCTGTTTTGA
- the lpxD gene encoding UDP-3-O-(3-hydroxymyristoyl)glucosamine N-acyltransferase, whose translation MKQSYSYTLGELADRLGASLKGEVSKVVTGLNTLQEAGESELTFLANPAYARYLETSRAAAVILSPASAEAYAGNALVLDNPYLGYAQASHLFATDNGLPVGIAESAVVSPDAQVHETAAIGENAVIETCAVIEAGVRIDAGAVIGHDSVISKDAHIGRNVTVCHGVFIGQRTIIHANAVIGADGFGNARTDDQWHKIAQIGGVIIGDDVEIGSCTCIDRGALGDTVIKSGARLDNLIQIAHNVVIGENTAIAANVGISGSTVIGKNCTIAGAAGLAGHITIADNVHLGGMAMVTKSVTQSGAYASGTGLMEVGEWRRNAVRFRKLDDMARRIRLLEKR comes from the coding sequence ATGAAACAGTCTTATTCCTACACCCTGGGTGAACTGGCTGACAGACTTGGAGCCAGTTTAAAGGGTGAAGTCAGCAAAGTGGTTACGGGTCTGAACACACTGCAGGAAGCAGGTGAGTCTGAGCTGACTTTTCTGGCTAATCCGGCGTATGCCCGCTATCTGGAAACCAGCCGGGCTGCGGCCGTTATTTTGTCACCAGCCTCGGCAGAAGCTTATGCTGGTAATGCGCTGGTTCTGGATAATCCATACCTTGGCTATGCGCAGGCATCCCACCTGTTTGCAACCGATAATGGTCTGCCCGTGGGTATTGCTGAGTCCGCCGTTGTCAGTCCCGATGCGCAGGTGCATGAGACGGCGGCCATTGGCGAAAACGCGGTGATTGAAACCTGTGCAGTGATTGAAGCCGGCGTTCGTATCGATGCCGGGGCTGTGATAGGTCACGACTCCGTCATCAGCAAAGATGCCCATATCGGTCGTAATGTTACGGTGTGTCATGGCGTGTTTATCGGACAACGAACCATTATTCACGCTAATGCCGTTATCGGGGCGGACGGTTTTGGTAATGCCCGCACTGATGATCAATGGCATAAAATTGCCCAGATAGGTGGTGTGATCATTGGTGATGATGTCGAGATCGGCTCTTGCACCTGTATTGACAGAGGGGCTCTGGGAGATACGGTGATCAAAAGCGGTGCCCGATTGGATAACCTGATCCAGATAGCCCACAATGTGGTGATTGGTGAGAATACAGCGATTGCGGCCAATGTTGGCATCTCAGGCAGTACCGTTATTGGTAAAAACTGTACCATAGCGGGTGCTGCCGGCCTGGCTGGACACATAACCATTGCCGATAATGTGCATCTTGGTGGTATGGCGATGGTAACCAAGTCGGTGACCCAATCCGGTGCTTACGCTTCGGGTACGGGACTGATGGAAGTGGGAGAGTGGCGACGCAATGCAGTCAGATTTCGCAAGCTGGACGATATGGCCAGGCGAATCAGGTTGCTTGAAAAACGCTAA
- a CDS encoding phosphatidate cytidylyltransferase has protein sequence MLKQRILTALVLAPLALAGVIFLSPAVFSVLTALIIMLAAWEWANLAGFEQPVQRVLFSLLTGLICWLVSPLPYFLILGIAAAWWVVALLLVKGYPKTGQCCQSKTLRLFMGLLTLVPAWYALVQLKQYDHGGMAILFVFFLVWAADVGAYFAGRALGKHKLAVNVSPKKTLEGLVGGLLLAVLVAACVGLYFEFTFARGMGLLLLTVVVGIVSVLGDLFESLLKRERGIKDSSNLLPGHGGILDRIDSLTAAVPVFALALLCSGG, from the coding sequence GTGTTAAAACAAAGAATTCTGACTGCACTGGTGCTGGCCCCTTTGGCCCTTGCCGGTGTTATCTTTCTTTCTCCGGCAGTTTTTTCTGTTCTGACGGCACTGATTATCATGCTGGCTGCCTGGGAATGGGCTAATCTGGCTGGGTTTGAACAGCCTGTTCAGCGGGTATTGTTTTCTCTGCTGACGGGTTTGATCTGCTGGCTGGTGTCTCCTTTGCCGTATTTTCTTATCCTGGGGATTGCCGCTGCCTGGTGGGTCGTTGCCCTGCTGCTGGTAAAAGGTTATCCGAAGACGGGGCAATGCTGTCAAAGTAAAACCCTGCGTCTGTTTATGGGACTGCTGACCCTGGTGCCAGCATGGTATGCACTGGTTCAGCTTAAACAGTACGATCATGGCGGCATGGCAATACTGTTTGTCTTTTTTCTGGTCTGGGCTGCTGATGTTGGCGCTTATTTTGCCGGTCGTGCGCTGGGTAAGCACAAGCTGGCGGTTAATGTCAGCCCTAAAAAAACACTGGAGGGACTGGTGGGTGGACTGCTTCTGGCGGTTCTGGTGGCTGCCTGCGTAGGGCTGTATTTCGAGTTTACTTTTGCCAGAGGTATGGGGCTGCTGTTGCTCACCGTTGTCGTCGGTATCGTTTCTGTTCTGGGCGACCTGTTTGAAAGCCTGCTTAAGCGGGAGCGGGGTATAAAAGACAGTAGTAATCTGTTGCCGGGGCATGGTGGCATACTGGATCGTATTGACAGTCTGACTGCCGCAGTGCCTGTTTTTGCGCTTGCGCTGCTGTGCAGTGGAGGTTAA
- the bamA gene encoding outer membrane protein assembly factor BamA — MKRSLLSLLIGSMAYASGANAFVVSDIRIDGLQRVSAGTVFNSLPIEVGDDVLSPQVAEAARSLFRTGYFNDIQMGRDGNVLVVSVVERPSISQIKIEGNKAIKTEDLMKGLSSSGLSEGEIFQQATLEAIRLELERQYVSQGRYGARISADVEALPRNRVKLTINVKEGKVATIRHINVVGNTVFPHEEVLDLFELKETGMFSFFGSSDKYSREKLSGDLERLRSYYLDRGYINFNIRSTQVSISPDKQSVFITVNIDEGEKYTINEVNLSGDLIIDEEEARNLVLAKPDQTFSRRIITTTEEILSRRLGNEGYTFANVSGIPTPNHENKTVDLTFFVEPGRRAYVRRINFSGNTKTEDEVLRREMRQMEGASANTENIEQSKVRLERLGFFRQVDVETPPVPGSSDQIDVNYTVEEQPSGSITASVGYSQSDGLLLGGSISQSNFLGTGNNVSIGLNKSDVSQLYNFSFTDPYYTVDGVSRGFGLNYRKYDYKDSDISSYAADTWGGDVRFGYPISETESINFSAGVEGTKITTGKDTPDYITEYLKKEGKQFTNVKATLGWSESELNRGLLPTRGYSQSASLQVTVPGSSVTFYKLNYRAQYFQPLTKSLTARFAGRLGYIAGYGDTSTIPFFEHYYGGGFGSVRGYKDNTLGPKAKEKNGNNFNSIGGDFIFEGTAEILFPLPFVKDQRSLRTSLFLDFGNVFNSSCGTSNGKANPDIEDCYKPSFDQLRYSAGVGLTWITPLGPLTFSLAKALNPKGKDEKQVFQFSLGAPF, encoded by the coding sequence ATGAAGCGATCATTGTTGTCTTTGCTGATTGGCTCGATGGCCTATGCGTCAGGCGCCAACGCATTTGTTGTGTCTGATATTCGAATCGATGGCCTGCAAAGGGTATCAGCAGGTACGGTTTTTAATTCACTGCCTATTGAAGTGGGTGACGATGTATTGTCCCCGCAGGTTGCGGAAGCGGCCAGGTCGCTGTTCCGAACGGGGTATTTCAATGATATCCAGATGGGACGCGATGGTAATGTCCTGGTTGTCTCTGTGGTTGAGCGACCTTCCATCAGTCAAATCAAGATTGAAGGGAATAAGGCGATCAAAACCGAGGACCTGATGAAGGGGTTGAGTTCCTCGGGTCTTTCTGAGGGTGAGATTTTCCAGCAGGCCACGCTGGAAGCCATTCGTCTTGAGCTGGAGCGACAGTACGTTTCGCAGGGGCGCTATGGCGCCAGAATTTCCGCCGATGTTGAGGCTTTGCCCCGCAATCGTGTGAAGTTGACGATTAATGTCAAAGAAGGAAAGGTGGCAACCATCCGGCACATTAATGTCGTCGGTAACACGGTGTTCCCTCATGAAGAAGTACTGGACCTGTTTGAGCTGAAAGAGACCGGCATGTTCTCTTTCTTTGGTTCCAGTGACAAGTATTCCCGGGAGAAACTCTCTGGTGACCTGGAGCGCCTGCGCTCATATTATCTGGATCGCGGCTATATCAACTTCAATATCCGGTCTACACAGGTTTCTATCAGCCCTGACAAGCAAAGTGTATTTATTACCGTTAACATTGACGAGGGTGAAAAGTACACAATCAATGAAGTCAACCTGTCCGGCGACCTGATCATTGATGAAGAAGAAGCGCGTAATCTGGTGCTGGCCAAACCAGATCAGACATTCTCCCGTCGTATCATTACCACTACGGAAGAAATTCTCAGTCGTCGGTTGGGTAACGAAGGTTATACGTTTGCCAATGTGTCCGGCATTCCAACACCGAACCATGAAAATAAAACGGTAGACCTGACATTCTTTGTTGAGCCTGGTCGCCGTGCTTATGTTCGCCGAATTAACTTCTCCGGTAATACCAAAACTGAAGATGAAGTACTGCGCCGCGAGATGCGTCAGATGGAAGGTGCGTCTGCCAATACCGAGAATATTGAGCAGTCCAAAGTGCGACTGGAGCGTCTGGGCTTTTTCCGTCAGGTAGACGTAGAAACCCCGCCAGTGCCGGGGAGCAGCGACCAGATTGATGTGAACTATACCGTTGAAGAGCAGCCCTCGGGCAGTATTACTGCCAGCGTAGGTTACTCTCAGTCCGATGGTCTGTTGTTGGGTGGCTCTATCAGTCAGAGTAACTTCCTGGGTACTGGTAATAACGTGTCGATCGGTCTGAACAAGAGTGACGTGAGCCAGCTTTATAACTTCAGCTTTACCGATCCTTATTACACCGTGGATGGTGTCAGCCGTGGTTTTGGTTTGAACTACCGCAAATACGATTATAAGGATTCGGATATTTCCAGTTATGCCGCAGACACCTGGGGTGGTGATGTGCGATTCGGTTATCCGATTTCTGAGACAGAGTCGATCAACTTCAGTGCGGGCGTAGAAGGCACCAAGATTACAACCGGTAAAGATACACCGGACTATATTACTGAGTACCTCAAAAAAGAAGGTAAGCAGTTTACCAATGTGAAAGCCACACTGGGCTGGTCTGAGTCTGAGCTTAACCGGGGCTTGCTGCCAACAAGAGGTTACTCGCAGAGTGCCTCTTTGCAGGTAACGGTTCCCGGCTCGTCTGTCACTTTTTATAAGCTGAATTATCGTGCGCAGTACTTCCAGCCTCTGACTAAGAGCCTGACAGCACGCTTCGCGGGTCGTCTCGGTTATATCGCAGGTTATGGTGATACGAGTACTATTCCGTTTTTCGAGCATTACTACGGCGGCGGATTTGGCTCTGTTCGGGGTTACAAGGACAATACGCTTGGACCAAAAGCGAAAGAGAAAAATGGTAACAACTTTAACTCCATCGGTGGTGACTTCATTTTTGAGGGTACCGCAGAGATCCTGTTCCCACTGCCATTCGTAAAAGATCAGCGCTCGCTTAGAACCAGTCTGTTTCTCGACTTTGGTAATGTTTTCAACAGTAGTTGTGGCACCTCTAACGGCAAGGCAAATCCAGATATCGAGGACTGCTACAAGCCCTCTTTTGACCAGCTACGCTACAGTGCCGGTGTCGGCCTTACCTGGATAACCCCGTTGGGGCCGTTGACATTCAGTCTGGCCAAGGCGCTCAATCCGAAGGGTAAAGATGAAAAGCAGGTGTTCCAGTTCTCTCTTGGTGCACCGTTCTAA
- the ispC gene encoding 1-deoxy-D-xylulose-5-phosphate reductoisomerase: MSGEDVRQVCVLGSTGSIGKSTLDVIARNADRYQVRSLAAGRNYRAMLEQIRQFVPEYAVMADPKAADELRRLVKQEQLTTEVLSGSLSVAQVAADSSVDVVMAAIVGAAGLLPTLAAVKAGKKVLLANKEALVMTGALFMDSVKASGSVLLPIDSEHNAIFQCMPRNYQDGLEQVGVERILLTASGGPFRETPLDTFAGITPEQACAHPNWSMGRKISVDSATMMNKGLEYIEACWLFGATPEQVDVVIHPQSIIHSLVDYKDGSVLAQMGNPDMRTPIAHALAWPDRIASGVRPLSLADVGRLDFHDPCMQRFRCLKLAQEAASVGGTAAAMLNAANEEAVDAFLGMNLRFDRIPEVIDATLQALQVHNAGDIEQVLEADRQARQLARKQIVRWHENA, encoded by the coding sequence ATGTCCGGTGAAGATGTTCGGCAGGTCTGTGTGCTGGGATCAACGGGGTCGATTGGCAAAAGTACGCTGGACGTGATTGCCCGCAATGCTGATCGTTACCAGGTCCGTTCCCTGGCGGCGGGTAGAAACTACCGCGCCATGCTCGAGCAGATTCGTCAGTTTGTGCCAGAATATGCCGTTATGGCTGATCCGAAGGCAGCTGATGAGTTGCGCAGGCTGGTTAAGCAGGAGCAGCTAACCACCGAGGTGCTGTCCGGGTCATTGTCTGTTGCTCAGGTGGCGGCGGACAGTTCGGTTGACGTGGTTATGGCGGCTATTGTCGGGGCTGCCGGGTTGTTACCCACTCTGGCCGCTGTCAAAGCCGGAAAAAAAGTTTTGTTGGCAAACAAAGAAGCGCTGGTTATGACCGGTGCGCTGTTTATGGACTCTGTCAAAGCGTCAGGATCGGTCCTGCTGCCCATTGATAGTGAACATAATGCTATCTTCCAGTGCATGCCCCGCAATTATCAGGATGGTCTGGAGCAGGTGGGTGTTGAGCGCATTCTGTTGACCGCTTCCGGAGGGCCATTCAGAGAGACTCCGCTGGATACTTTTGCCGGTATTACGCCGGAGCAGGCCTGTGCTCACCCGAACTGGAGTATGGGGCGCAAGATTTCTGTGGATTCCGCCACCATGATGAACAAAGGGCTGGAGTATATTGAGGCCTGCTGGCTGTTTGGTGCGACGCCGGAGCAAGTGGATGTGGTGATTCACCCGCAGAGCATTATTCACTCTCTGGTGGATTACAAAGATGGCTCAGTGCTGGCGCAGATGGGTAATCCGGATATGCGAACACCGATTGCTCACGCCCTGGCCTGGCCGGATCGTATTGCTTCCGGGGTCAGGCCTCTGTCGCTGGCAGACGTTGGGCGACTGGATTTCCATGATCCCTGTATGCAGCGTTTTCGCTGTCTGAAACTGGCGCAGGAAGCAGCGTCAGTCGGTGGCACCGCAGCCGCTATGCTAAACGCTGCTAATGAAGAAGCGGTGGATGCGTTTCTGGGTATGAACCTGCGATTTGACCGCATTCCGGAAGTGATTGATGCGACGTTGCAGGCATTGCAGGTGCATAATGCGGGTGATATTGAACAGGTTCTTGAGGCTGACCGGCAGGCTCGTCAGTTGGCTCGCAAACAAATTGTTCGCTGGCATGAAAACGCCTGA
- a CDS encoding OmpH family outer membrane protein, whose amino-acid sequence MSLKQIGFALLALVMLVPAVEAAQKIAVIDSELAVLESDASKRYAKESEKKFAPRIKLIQSLQEELQKMEADLEKNAPTLSKAQVEAKQLEMRRKYEDLQMQDRQLRMDKNQADQQELGKLRPKLEKAVEAVSKEQNYDMVIERGAVRYVKPDFDITRQVIERLNKMK is encoded by the coding sequence ATGAGTTTGAAACAGATTGGGTTTGCACTATTGGCTCTGGTTATGCTGGTACCGGCCGTTGAAGCTGCACAGAAAATAGCGGTTATTGATTCGGAGTTGGCTGTACTGGAGTCTGATGCATCCAAGCGTTACGCAAAAGAGTCGGAAAAGAAGTTTGCACCTCGCATTAAGCTGATTCAGTCACTGCAGGAAGAGTTGCAGAAAATGGAGGCGGACCTCGAGAAAAACGCCCCGACCCTGTCCAAGGCTCAGGTTGAAGCTAAACAGCTGGAAATGCGCCGTAAGTATGAAGATCTGCAGATGCAGGACCGTCAGCTGCGCATGGATAAAAATCAGGCGGATCAGCAGGAGCTAGGCAAACTCAGACCAAAGCTGGAGAAGGCGGTCGAGGCCGTTTCGAAAGAACAGAATTACGACATGGTTATCGAGCGTGGCGCTGTTCGTTATGTTAAACCTGATTTCGACATTACCCGTCAGGTCATTGAACGCCTGAACAAGATGAAGTAA
- the frr gene encoding ribosome recycling factor, producing MINEIKDDAKERMGKSLDSLTVAFNKIRTGRAHPSLLDGIKVSYYGSETPLGQMANISAEDARTLAVRVWEKSMVPDIEKAIIKSDLGLNPSTAGEVIRIPLPPLTEETRKGYVRQARAEAENAKIAIRNIRRDALSDFKELEKEKEISEDEERRAADDVQKITDSFVADVDKALAAKESDLMEV from the coding sequence ATGATTAATGAAATTAAAGACGACGCTAAAGAGCGTATGGGGAAATCTCTGGATTCCCTGACGGTTGCGTTTAACAAAATCCGTACCGGTCGTGCGCATCCAAGTCTGCTCGATGGCATCAAGGTATCCTATTACGGTTCCGAGACGCCGCTGGGTCAGATGGCGAATATCTCGGCTGAAGATGCCCGTACCCTGGCGGTTCGTGTCTGGGAGAAGTCCATGGTGCCAGACATTGAAAAAGCCATCATCAAGTCTGATCTGGGTCTGAACCCTTCAACAGCGGGTGAGGTGATTCGTATTCCTCTGCCGCCACTGACTGAAGAGACCCGTAAAGGGTATGTGCGTCAGGCTCGTGCTGAGGCTGAAAATGCCAAAATCGCCATTCGCAACATCCGTCGTGATGCTCTGTCCGACTTCAAAGAGCTGGAGAAGGAAAAAGAGATCAGTGAAGACGAGGAGCGTCGTGCAGCTGATGATGTGCAAAAGATCACTGACAGCTTTGTAGCCGACGTTGACAAGGCTCTGGCCGCCAAAGAAAGCGACCTGATGGAAGTCTGA
- a CDS encoding isoprenyl transferase, translating to MAMRPQMETGSIEGIPKDKLPQHIAIILDGNNRWAKRRLLPGLAGHRAGVSAVRNIVEACGEYGVRVLTLFAFSSENWNRPRNEVNGLMELFLRALRRETRRLKRNNIRLKVIGDVSGFSADIQRHIREAEALTANEHKVTLVIAANYGGMWDITQATQKVALRVERGELQADEVTQEMIESHLSTADLPAPDLMIRTSGEQRISNFMLWQCAYSEFYFTDTLWPDFNRAEFHRALLDYVGRQRRFGKTSEQVEAEATC from the coding sequence ATGGCAATGAGACCGCAAATGGAAACCGGCAGTATAGAGGGAATTCCCAAAGATAAGCTGCCACAACATATTGCCATTATTCTGGATGGCAACAACCGCTGGGCAAAAAGACGACTACTGCCTGGTTTGGCGGGACATCGCGCCGGAGTGTCAGCAGTACGTAATATTGTTGAAGCCTGTGGTGAGTATGGAGTGAGAGTACTCACGCTGTTCGCGTTCAGTAGCGAAAACTGGAATCGCCCCCGTAATGAAGTCAATGGCCTTATGGAGCTGTTTCTCCGTGCCCTGAGACGGGAAACCCGCCGCCTGAAACGAAATAATATCCGTCTTAAAGTTATCGGCGATGTGTCAGGCTTCAGTGCGGATATACAGCGCCACATTCGTGAGGCCGAAGCCCTGACAGCGAATGAGCATAAAGTAACGCTGGTCATTGCTGCCAATTATGGCGGTATGTGGGATATCACCCAGGCCACTCAGAAAGTGGCGCTAAGAGTTGAGCGGGGTGAGCTGCAGGCTGACGAGGTGACTCAGGAGATGATTGAATCACACCTGAGTACCGCCGATTTGCCAGCCCCGGATTTGATGATTCGCACCAGTGGAGAGCAGCGAATCAGTAACTTTATGCTATGGCAGTGTGCCTACAGCGAGTTTTATTTTACCGATACTCTGTGGCCGGATTTTAATCGGGCAGAGTTTCATCGTGCGCTCCTGGATTATGTAGGCCGACAGCGTCGTTTCGGCAAGACCAGTGAGCAGGTGGAGGCTGAGGCTACGTGTTAA